In Fragaria vesca subsp. vesca linkage group LG5, FraVesHawaii_1.0, whole genome shotgun sequence, the genomic stretch TGAAATTAAAAGTGCATCTGTTTTATGCTGCTTAGGGGGCTCGAACGACTTCAATTCCTTAGTCATTATGTCAAAAGTGCATGCCGAGTGATAGTGGTGCTTGCCGAAGGGCTTCTGTTTTTCATCATTTTGGAACAACAAATACAATTCGGTAGGGCTATTCAACCTGGTAGCCACCACATTATATCCTGCTGGGACATCACGGTTACTTCTATCGAAAAGCTTGGAAACAGGCTCAAGAAATTCTCGACCTTTTCCCAAAATTTTTCCTCCTTTGATTTTTACTCCAAATATGGCATGCCTATGTCTATTCCCTCCTAAACTCGACAGAAAATAAACACTCCTGCATTGCCCCTCCTTCAAGGCTTGATTGCTACCAAACACAAAAACAAAAAAGAATCCAATCAAAACCAAGCAATCTCCTACTTCACTAGTCACTCAAATCCACCAAATATTTTGCTACTTGTTTCTTTGTTTTAGAGACCTCAGTAATAACATAAAGAACTTTTGTTTTGAATTAAAGTTCTCTATTGTAAAAAATAAAGTTCTTTATGTTATTACTGAGGTCTCTAAAACAAAGAAACAACTCATTAACTTTTGTGTATGACATCAAATAAGTATGATTTAAACAAGAAAAGATGCTCACATCAATGCTCAATTGCTCATAGACTGATATATATACATACGCCCAGAAACTCAACCTCTACTTATTTTGATGTTTCTTTTTCTGGGTTCTGTTTTAGTCATAGATCAACATCAAAATCCTATGCCAAGAAAGAAAAATCAAATAAAATACCTCAAATTGCGAGCTGAGTTTGAGCCATGATCGGGTTTCCTGAGCTCCCAGGAGGGGTAAGTCATGGTTTACCGACAAGTTTAAACAGTAATTAATCAGCAATTACAAAAAGTAATTTAAACTTATCAAAACATACTCTCTTATATAGGAAACCAACACCGACCTGAGGACCATTGAGGAAGGGAAGAGTAAATACATACCATGGTGTTTAGGGCAACGGACGCTAGGGATACATCCGGGACGTACACGTGTACACATCTTTTTTCGGGTTCGGCTTCTGCAGAGGGCCCAAAGCATACCGGATCAGGTAAGAGGAAGTTAAGGCCCAAATGTATGATTTTACCCCTCAGTTGTTTATAAATTCTTAAAAAGCCAAATCTCTTTCAGCAAAGTCCGGTTAGCAAATCAAAAGCATGGCATAGAATTTTGGCTGATTTGCCCAGTGACAGCTCCTCGGAAGATATTTTTATATGAATTTGGCTGAGAGTAGGAGCACATCACATGAAGCACAGAATGACAAAGGCATCAAATAAAGCGATAAAGCATAGATGAACACAATTAGTATAGTTTATCTGCGTAATAATACTCGACCAACCTTTTTGTCCTTCATTATAAACTAGAAAAAAAAAAAAATGAGGAGATCGATTTGCCTTGTGATTCGAGCACCCACTAGCTAATACCTTTTCTCCTACGTGATGCACACAACTTTAGTCCCAAGCAATATAGTAAAAGCCAAACTTTCATGGCAATCAAGTAGCTTAGAAACAGACTAAGCTCATCTTCATTATGTGTCTGATGAGTTTTTTTTTTTTTTTCTTGGGACTGAAAGTTCGATGAGTTGATTACATTGAATAGAGATGTCTACCACAATACAAAGTTGGTTCAGGTGTAGGCTTATCACTTGATGAGCTATTGTATTGATGTGACCAGCATTACAAAGGATGTTTTTCTTTTTGGCAATGCATTACAAAAGGATGTTGCAGTGCATAGATAGAGCTAGCAATTAGTGAATATTTTTACTTCTGTAGTTTTTTTGATACTTCTGTAGTTCTATATACATTTTCCCATTAAATTAAAAGGGTACTGAAGTGTTTAACCCATAATCATGATCAATAAAAAAATTATTGCGTTCATATGACATATACGTGTGCACAGACGCAGATCTACAACAAGGGTGAGTAGGGCTCAAGCCCAACCGAGCTTTATTGGGAGAAAAAAAAAAAACTAGCTATATTATGGTATTCTTTTTTTCTGGTATATGTATTTTTGTGCTCAGCCAAGCCCAACCGCCTCTAAGAACTCCCCAACATGTTGTGCATATATGTGTAGGCCTCTATTCTACGGTTCCTCACTTTCTCTCCCACTTTTTCTTCTAGTTTTTTAGTATTTTACCTCTTAAATCTCAAAAATTATTCACGTACAACTATTTTAATCTTTTTCTTTTTTTTATTAGATATGAAATTGTAAGTATGAATTATTGAACTCATTGACGTCTACCTAAATTTTGAATTTTTTTTTTTTGCCAAACCCTTGAATAGGAAGCCTACCTCATGATCGGATATTAGATCCGTCACTACGTGTGCGTTGAGACTCTTTTAACACCTCAGCCATTAGCATTCCAATCATGTAGTGCCCCTGATCTATGAGGCCAGATACCAAAACCAAATCACAAACCCAAAACACACAACTGTCACACCACAATTCCTACCAATCCAAGCAATGCCGATTCTCCTTCTTCTTCATCAACAGCATCTCACGTAAAGAAACAAAGAAACCTCCAAAACCCATTCTTGTGGGGACTCCTCCTCCTATGCTGTCTCAGTCTCTCTCACCTCGTTTTTATTCTGACACTCCCAAAGCTCCAACCTTTTCCCCACAACGGAGTCATCAAGAAAACAGATTAAAGAACCAGACTTGGATGAGTTGGATGATCTCAAACTCTCAAAGACACTCACTCTTTCTCTTCTCTCTAATACAAAACCAACCAACACTGCAGGATTAGTCTCCACTAATCATCCTTCCTCGATTACCCCGCCATATTATTTTAGTTCAGAAACCACTATTTGTCTCTGAACCACATGACAATATAAACTCCATTCCCATTTCATATTTATACTTAATTTCATGGCAACAGCCTCATCTACTTCTACTTCTACTAGTGTAGCTCCTCTCAAACCTCACACGCATCCACAACAACAGCAACCCGCAAAGTCCAGACGCCGCAACCCGACCCGGAAACTCGACCCGCCGACGATCGTCTCCCCCACCCAGAACTCCTGGTGCTGCCCTGCCAAACCCGTCCCGACCCAATCCCATTCCCGCCGCGGCGACCCGACCCACGAGCCCGACCCGGTTCAGAACTACCCATCTCCGGACTCTTCTTCGCTGTCTTCGTCGTCGTTCAGGATCCGATATTCTCCGGGGAGCTTATCCCCAGTGATGGACTTCACTCCGGCACTGACCAACGGCCAAAACGATTCGTTTAACTCGAGCTTCACTCGCTTCAACAGCATGCTCACGGCGGGGCTGCTCAACCCAATGTCGCCGCCGCCGCGCTCCAGCCCGACCCTCTTCGAAATGATGTCCAGCGAGCCCGAAATGGCCAACCCGAAACCCGCCCAGATCCACCAAAACGGCGTCGTCGCGCCGCCGAGGACCGGTCTGGTCCAGGACAAGCAGGCCCTTATGATGCAGCGGGTCTCGGACCTCTTGGGTTCTCGGAGCCCCGGGAGCCAGTTTAACGACCCGACCAACAGTGACATCAAGCTGACGTTGGGCGCCAAAGACGGGTTCAGTGTCTCGATGAGTCTGCACCGTCCGATTCTCATCGCGCACAGCAGGTTCTTCGCCGTGAAACTCTCGGAGAGGTGGGTTAAGCAGCAGAGAACGGCGGCGAGTTCTCCGCCGTATAATGTGGAGATTGCGGACTGTGATGACGTGGAGGTTTACATTGAGGCTTTGAGGTTGATGTATTGTAAGGATCTGAGGAAGAGACTGATGAAGGAGGATGTTACTAGAGTGCTTGGGATTCTAAAGGTAACAACTTGTTTAGTTATGTTTGGTTTGCTTAGAAAGGAAGTAATGATTTTGATAATGTAGCTGTTTTGGGTAAGTTGGTTATGTGTTTGGAATGTACATTATGTTGTGGTGTAGGTTTCAGCGGCAATTGGGTTTGATGCTGGTGTTTTGTCGTGCTTGGAGTACTTGGAGGCGGCGCCGTGGGCAGAGGATGAAGAGGAGAAGGTGGCATCGCTGTTGTCGGAGCTGCGGCTTGAAGGAGTTGGAGCTGGGGAAGTGTTGAAGAGGGTGTCGTTGGAAGTGGCTAATGGGACTGAGGAGGGTAATGACAATGAGGAAGTTTTGGTGAAGCTTCTGCATGTGGTTCTTGAAGGAAAAGATGAGAAGGCGAGGCGGGAGATGAAAGGGTTGGTGACTAAGATGCTTCGTGAGAATTCGTCTCATAATGAGCTAAGGAAAGAGTCGTT encodes the following:
- the LOC101314571 gene encoding BTB/POZ domain-containing protein At1g63850-like, which produces MATASSTSTSTSVAPLKPHTHPQQQQPAKSRRRNPTRKLDPPTIVSPTQNSWCCPAKPVPTQSHSRRGDPTHEPDPVQNYPSPDSSSLSSSSFRIRYSPGSLSPVMDFTPALTNGQNDSFNSSFTRFNSMLTAGLLNPMSPPPRSSPTLFEMMSSEPEMANPKPAQIHQNGVVAPPRTGLVQDKQALMMQRVSDLLGSRSPGSQFNDPTNSDIKLTLGAKDGFSVSMSLHRPILIAHSRFFAVKLSERWVKQQRTAASSPPYNVEIADCDDVEVYIEALRLMYCKDLRKRLMKEDVTRVLGILKVSAAIGFDAGVLSCLEYLEAAPWAEDEEEKVASLLSELRLEGVGAGEVLKRVSLEVANGTEEGNDNEEVLVKLLHVVLEGKDEKARREMKGLVTKMLRENSSHNELRKESLYSACDGCLQLLCHHFARAAESDLKDVGQIARQADNLHWILDILIDRQMAEDFLKTWASQTELSESHSKVAAVHRYEVSRVTARLFVGIGKGQLLASKDVRFLLLRTWLVPFYDDFGWMRRASKGLDRHLIEDGLSNTILTLPLAWQQEILLAWFNRFLNSGEDCPNIQRGFEVWWRRSFWRRNGEQERPRPLRITAATIEK